Proteins from one Verrucomicrobiota bacterium genomic window:
- a CDS encoding DUF465 domain-containing protein → MDLHHPILKEFPEHRETIRRLRAGDEQFRKMFEEYHQVDDAIYRIEEEVDFATDQEIDELKLKRARLKDALYVAVRHASVY, encoded by the coding sequence ATGGACTTACATCATCCGATTCTGAAAGAATTCCCGGAGCACCGCGAGACAATCCGGAGACTCCGCGCCGGCGACGAGCAATTCCGGAAAATGTTCGAAGAATACCACCAGGTGGACGATGCCATCTATCGCATCGAGGAAGAAGTGGATTTCGCCACCGACCAGGAGATTGACGAACTCAAACTCAAGCGCGCCCGGCTCAAGGACGCGCTCTACGTCGCCGTCCGCCACGCCTCGGTGTACTGA
- the miaB gene encoding tRNA (N6-isopentenyl adenosine(37)-C2)-methylthiotransferase MiaB — protein sequence MPSVFIKTYGCQMNERDSEAVAAQLVAKGYALSPSEATADVILLNTCSVRDAAEQKAIGKMQNLAADVRTNRPNVVLGFLGCMAQSRGKQLIDKLPDVDLVIGTQKFHRTADYLDDLFAGRRDKVVDVEEETGSEATIRQHLLNGNAPVKSVTAFVSIMQGCNQYCTFCIVPYTRGEERSRSIPDIVAECRELVAHGVKEITLLGQIVTSYGRRRPLTPSLSPSDGERVSVRSGEGHVPTRDGKTAFVQLLEAVHEIDGLERIRFTSPHPKGYGDDLVEAYGRLPKLVESAHLPVQSGSNRVLKLMHRGYTRERFLGLVEKLRRVQPRMGITTDIIVGFPGETEEDFEQTLSLVREVEFDNAYMFKYSPRRDTPAAAMPNQVPQEMKEERNARLLKLVNEIGAQKYRRHIGERMQTLVEGPSRKNPARLTGRSRCNKIVLFEGADRHRGQLLDVKINRAGSFTLYGDPAILNLA from the coding sequence ATGCCGAGTGTCTTTATCAAAACCTATGGTTGCCAGATGAATGAGCGCGATTCGGAAGCGGTTGCGGCTCAACTTGTCGCCAAGGGTTACGCGCTCTCGCCTTCGGAAGCCACCGCGGATGTCATCCTGCTCAACACCTGCAGCGTGCGGGATGCGGCTGAGCAAAAAGCCATCGGTAAGATGCAAAACCTGGCCGCGGACGTGCGCACGAACCGGCCCAACGTGGTGCTCGGCTTCCTGGGTTGCATGGCGCAAAGCCGTGGGAAGCAACTCATCGACAAGTTGCCGGACGTTGACCTGGTCATCGGGACGCAAAAGTTCCATCGCACGGCGGATTACCTCGACGATCTTTTTGCCGGTCGGCGCGACAAGGTCGTGGACGTGGAGGAAGAAACGGGCAGCGAAGCAACGATTCGTCAACACTTGCTCAATGGGAATGCACCGGTGAAGTCAGTCACGGCCTTTGTCAGCATCATGCAGGGCTGCAATCAATACTGCACCTTTTGCATTGTGCCCTACACGAGGGGCGAAGAACGCAGCCGCAGCATACCTGACATCGTGGCCGAATGCCGCGAGCTGGTCGCGCACGGCGTGAAGGAAATCACTTTGCTCGGGCAGATCGTGACGAGCTACGGCAGGCGGCGACCCCTCACCCCGTCCCTCTCCCCATCCGATGGGGAGAGGGTGTCCGTTAGGTCGGGTGAGGGGCATGTGCCGACGAGGGACGGCAAAACCGCATTCGTTCAGCTCCTTGAAGCCGTTCATGAAATCGACGGACTGGAGCGCATTCGGTTCACCTCACCGCATCCAAAAGGGTACGGCGATGATCTGGTGGAAGCTTACGGACGTTTGCCAAAACTCGTCGAGAGCGCACATTTGCCGGTGCAAAGCGGCAGCAATCGCGTTTTGAAACTCATGCATCGCGGTTACACCCGCGAGCGGTTTCTCGGCCTCGTTGAAAAACTTCGCCGCGTCCAACCCCGCATGGGTATTACGACTGACATCATCGTCGGTTTCCCCGGCGAGACGGAGGAGGATTTTGAACAGACTTTGTCGTTGGTTCGCGAAGTGGAATTCGACAACGCCTACATGTTTAAGTATTCACCACGCCGGGACACGCCCGCCGCGGCTATGCCGAACCAAGTGCCGCAGGAAATGAAGGAAGAACGCAATGCCCGCCTGCTCAAACTGGTCAACGAAATCGGTGCGCAAAAATATCGTCGCCACATCGGTGAGCGGATGCAAACCCTGGTTGAGGGGCCAAGCAGGAAAAATCCCGCACGGTTGACGGGGCGATCGCGTTGTAACAAGATTGTGCTGTTCGAGGGCGCGGATCGTCATCGCGGACAGCTCTTGGATGTCAAAATCAATCGCGCTGGTTCGTTCACGCTCTACGGAGACCCGGCGATCCTCAATCTGGCCTGA
- a CDS encoding SUMF1/EgtB/PvdO family nonheme iron enzyme gives MKTNFNKVVWLGCVMGTVVFNGSVAPNVCADEQLNPPAAAKPKTVSAAVIKPAATAVKPEEKKREYKADTNPGTIFTNSIDMLLVRLSAGYWVGKFEVTQEQYKKVMNSNPSAFPGDGRPVDSVTYDEAVEFCRQLNEIERKEESLPKGYIYALPTEAQWESFVGNAGLETAVTSFGQRRSGTENVGSLAPNESGLYDVRGNVMEWCAADPSKPYRVLRGGAWATTIEINLRPAFRHYARPDERQNTFGFRVVLVSE, from the coding sequence ATGAAGACTAACTTCAACAAGGTGGTTTGGCTCGGTTGCGTGATGGGAACGGTCGTGTTCAACGGAAGTGTCGCTCCGAACGTTTGCGCGGACGAACAACTCAATCCGCCCGCAGCCGCAAAGCCCAAGACTGTTTCCGCCGCCGTCATCAAACCAGCCGCGACTGCGGTGAAGCCCGAAGAAAAGAAGCGCGAGTACAAGGCCGACACGAATCCGGGAACGATTTTCACCAACAGCATCGACATGTTGCTGGTGCGACTGTCGGCCGGTTATTGGGTCGGGAAATTCGAGGTGACGCAGGAGCAATACAAGAAGGTGATGAATTCCAACCCGAGCGCATTCCCCGGTGACGGGCGGCCGGTTGATTCGGTGACTTACGATGAGGCGGTTGAGTTTTGCAGACAACTGAACGAGATCGAACGAAAGGAAGAAAGTCTGCCAAAGGGCTACATTTATGCGCTGCCGACGGAAGCCCAGTGGGAATCTTTTGTGGGTAACGCGGGCTTGGAGACAGCAGTGACCAGTTTCGGACAACGGCGTTCGGGCACGGAAAACGTGGGCAGTCTGGCACCAAATGAATCCGGCCTTTACGATGTGCGGGGCAACGTCATGGAATGGTGCGCGGCGGATCCCAGCAAGCCCTATCGCGTGTTGCGCGGCGGCGCGTGGGCAACGACTATTGAAATCAATTTGCGCCCTGCCTTCCGCCATTATGCCCGACCGGACGAGCGGCAGAACACATTTGGCTTTCGCGTCGTGCTGGTGAGCGAATAG
- a CDS encoding acetylxylan esterase, whose translation MKQNPLSCLAIFCLAALPMSGLSAATHELPAKDTRAAKTNDLNTPRTFPHIASKSEWQARAREIREQILVSCGLWPLPEKTPLNARIFGRVERDGYSIEKVYFQTYPGFYLSGNLYRPLGKGDGPFPAILNPHGHWANGRMADTKDGSIAARCINFAKQGMIAFSYDMVGYNDTIQVNHKFASNLTNQLWNISLMGLQTWDSIRALDFLESLPDADKTRLACTGESGGGTQTFMLGAVDDRLAVQAPIVMVSHTMQGGCLCENAPGLRVDHSNMEIAAVPAPRPQILVAATGDWTKTTMTVEGPAIESIYRLFKSPHQLRYVRYDFGHNYNQTSREAVYTWFNQRLLHPNEPRAVQEVAYKKEPDQDLRVWPDGKLPADALNESQLIDLLIKLHRSQWQALKPTDKKSLASFQKVMSPAWRRALQVEVPDGRSLAVETGKAVQHGGFTITPVAFGRDGKGDRIPAVLCVPRKAGKSGVVVLANPAGKSTCLNTNGAPIGLAKELLERGFTVLLPDVFLTGELADPELGKSRKYSEKYFTTYNRTDAQERVQDLITACVFARTHTHNRRVILCGAGRAGLWALLAAPAADAVVADCDALNVSSDEALLAQDLFFPGIRNLGAFEGAAMLAAPHPLLLHNTGKHFASDSLLAAYSAAGATDSFGEEPRQWSDSELTTHITQLKLK comes from the coding sequence ATGAAGCAAAATCCCTTGTCCTGTCTGGCCATATTTTGTCTGGCGGCTCTGCCAATGTCGGGCCTTAGCGCCGCCACGCACGAGTTGCCGGCCAAAGACACGCGCGCCGCCAAAACCAACGACCTCAACACCCCACGCACGTTTCCGCATATCGCGTCGAAATCGGAATGGCAGGCGCGCGCCCGGGAAATTCGCGAACAGATTCTGGTCAGTTGCGGTTTGTGGCCGCTGCCGGAGAAAACGCCATTGAACGCGAGAATCTTTGGCCGCGTCGAACGCGACGGTTACAGCATCGAGAAAGTTTATTTTCAAACGTATCCAGGATTTTATCTCTCAGGAAATCTGTATCGCCCCTTGGGCAAAGGCGACGGTCCATTTCCCGCCATCCTCAATCCGCATGGTCACTGGGCCAACGGACGCATGGCTGACACGAAGGATGGCAGCATCGCCGCGCGTTGCATCAACTTCGCCAAACAGGGAATGATCGCCTTCTCGTACGACATGGTCGGCTACAATGACACGATTCAGGTTAACCACAAATTCGCCAGCAACCTGACCAACCAGCTCTGGAATATCAGCCTGATGGGATTGCAAACCTGGGACAGCATCCGCGCGCTGGACTTTCTGGAATCATTGCCGGACGCCGACAAAACGCGCCTCGCCTGCACCGGCGAATCAGGCGGCGGCACACAGACGTTCATGCTTGGCGCGGTTGACGACCGGCTCGCCGTGCAGGCGCCCATCGTAATGGTGTCGCACACGATGCAAGGCGGTTGTCTTTGCGAGAATGCGCCGGGGTTGCGCGTCGATCATTCCAATATGGAAATTGCCGCCGTGCCGGCGCCGCGTCCGCAGATTTTAGTAGCCGCCACCGGCGATTGGACGAAGACGACAATGACAGTCGAAGGCCCGGCCATCGAAAGCATTTACCGACTGTTCAAGTCTCCGCACCAGTTGCGTTACGTGCGCTACGACTTTGGACATAATTACAATCAGACCAGTCGCGAAGCCGTTTATACCTGGTTCAACCAGCGACTGCTCCACCCGAACGAGCCGCGCGCAGTTCAGGAAGTTGCCTACAAGAAGGAGCCGGACCAGGACTTGCGGGTCTGGCCGGACGGCAAGCTCCCCGCGGATGCGCTCAATGAATCACAACTCATCGACTTGCTCATCAAACTTCATCGTTCGCAATGGCAGGCGCTCAAACCGACGGACAAAAAATCACTGGCCAGCTTCCAGAAAGTGATGTCGCCAGCCTGGAGGCGCGCATTGCAGGTGGAAGTGCCCGATGGGCGCTCCCTGGCTGTCGAAACCGGAAAGGCGGTCCAGCATGGCGGCTTTACCATCACTCCTGTTGCGTTTGGTCGGGACGGGAAAGGTGATCGCATCCCGGCCGTGCTGTGCGTGCCGAGGAAGGCGGGGAAATCAGGGGTCGTCGTGCTCGCAAATCCGGCAGGGAAGTCCACCTGCCTGAACACGAACGGAGCGCCCATCGGTCTGGCCAAAGAACTTCTGGAACGCGGATTCACCGTGTTGTTGCCGGACGTTTTCCTCACCGGCGAACTGGCCGACCCTGAACTTGGCAAGTCGCGCAAGTATTCGGAAAAATACTTCACCACCTACAATCGGACGGATGCGCAAGAGCGCGTCCAGGACCTCATCACCGCGTGCGTCTTCGCAAGAACCCACACCCATAACCGTCGCGTCATTCTCTGCGGCGCGGGCCGCGCCGGGTTGTGGGCGCTGCTGGCGGCGCCGGCTGCGGACGCCGTGGTGGCCGACTGCGACGCGCTCAATGTTTCAAGTGATGAAGCGCTGCTGGCACAGGATTTATTTTTTCCCGGCATCCGCAACCTTGGCGCATTTGAGGGTGCCGCAATGCTGGCCGCGCCGCATCCGCTCTTGTTGCACAACACGGGAAAACATTTCGCGTCCGACTCCTTGCTTGCTGCGTATTCGGCCGCCGGCGCAACCGATTCCTTTGGCGAGGAGCCGCGGCAGTGGTCCGACTCCGAACTGACCACCCACATCACGCAGTTGAAGTTGAAGTGA
- a CDS encoding elongation factor G, with amino-acid sequence MKTYQPADIRNFAIVGHASSGKTMLSEAMLACGGAIQRMGRIADGSTVSDYHVSERNRKISVSASLLHTEWMGKKFNIIDTPGYLDFISEGLGALRVGDFALVVIHANHGIGVGTERVWDYATGYGLPKMIVVNAMDKENVDFEATLRQAQERFGRHVFPLNVPVNPGPGFNRLLDVLRNEIVTYTTDGKGTYKEEPATGEWDARAKELHRELIEHIAESDDELMNKYFDQGGLSEEEFRSGIHAAVQKELFIPLFCVSAETNVGVARMMDFIAKYGSSPVDRRKVKAFDANGADTQVALDDKEPVLYVFKTMSEAHFGELSFFRTYAGSVSTGMDLFNSDRKTNERMGQIFLLNGQTREAVNTLGPGDIGVVVKLRDTHTGNTLCNAKRAVTLPKVVYPRPNIHASLKGNVKGEEDKIASGLAALHEEDPTFLFFVDGELHQTIISAQGELHLEVLAERLRRRYNVHVELIEPRVRYRETIKGRGDSKYRHKKQTGGAGQFAEVWMRIEPKPRDTGVEFRNSLVGQNVDRVFVPSVEKGVQNACTEGILAGYRVVDVKIDFYDGKMHPVDSKDIAFQIAGYFAFKEAFLNARPALLEPIDTVEIRIPEDCMGKVMGDLSSRRGKILGIEANGGFQVIKAHVPAKELYHYSSNLRSLTGGRGVHAEELSHYEEMPREMEQRVIEEAKKRKAIHDSQ; translated from the coding sequence TTTCGGCGTCGCTCTTGCACACCGAATGGATGGGCAAAAAGTTTAACATCATCGACACGCCCGGCTATCTCGATTTCATCAGCGAGGGACTGGGCGCATTGCGCGTCGGGGATTTCGCGTTGGTGGTCATTCATGCCAACCACGGCATCGGCGTCGGCACCGAGCGGGTGTGGGATTATGCGACCGGCTATGGTCTTCCGAAAATGATCGTCGTGAACGCGATGGACAAGGAGAACGTGGATTTCGAAGCCACGCTGCGCCAGGCGCAGGAGCGGTTTGGCCGTCACGTGTTTCCGTTGAACGTTCCGGTGAATCCCGGCCCTGGCTTCAACCGCCTCCTGGACGTGTTGCGCAATGAGATCGTTACCTACACGACGGACGGGAAGGGTACCTACAAGGAAGAACCGGCCACCGGTGAATGGGATGCCCGGGCAAAGGAACTGCACCGCGAATTGATCGAGCACATCGCCGAGTCGGACGACGAGTTGATGAATAAATATTTTGATCAAGGCGGTTTGTCCGAGGAGGAGTTTCGCAGCGGCATTCACGCGGCCGTGCAAAAGGAGTTGTTCATCCCGTTGTTCTGCGTGTCGGCGGAGACCAATGTCGGCGTCGCGCGGATGATGGATTTCATCGCCAAGTACGGCTCGTCACCGGTCGATCGCCGCAAGGTGAAGGCGTTCGACGCCAATGGCGCCGATACGCAGGTGGCGCTAGATGACAAAGAACCGGTGCTTTACGTGTTCAAAACGATGTCGGAAGCGCATTTCGGTGAGCTGTCGTTCTTTCGCACGTACGCGGGATCGGTGTCCACGGGCATGGATTTGTTCAATAGCGACCGCAAGACAAACGAGCGGATGGGGCAGATTTTTCTGCTCAACGGGCAGACCCGCGAGGCGGTCAATACCCTTGGCCCCGGCGATATTGGGGTGGTCGTTAAACTCAGGGACACGCACACGGGCAATACGCTGTGCAACGCCAAGCGCGCGGTGACGTTGCCGAAGGTGGTGTATCCCCGGCCCAACATTCACGCCTCGCTCAAGGGCAACGTGAAGGGCGAGGAGGACAAGATCGCCTCCGGGCTGGCCGCGTTGCACGAGGAAGACCCGACGTTTCTGTTTTTTGTGGACGGGGAACTTCACCAGACGATCATCTCCGCCCAGGGCGAATTGCATCTGGAGGTTTTGGCCGAACGTCTGCGCCGCCGTTACAATGTCCACGTCGAACTGATCGAACCGCGCGTCCGGTATCGCGAAACCATCAAAGGCCGTGGCGACTCGAAATACCGTCACAAGAAACAGACCGGCGGCGCCGGGCAATTCGCCGAGGTCTGGATGCGCATCGAGCCGAAGCCGCGCGACACGGGCGTGGAATTTCGCAATTCGCTCGTCGGCCAGAACGTGGACCGTGTGTTCGTGCCTTCCGTCGAGAAAGGCGTGCAGAACGCCTGCACTGAGGGCATCTTGGCCGGCTACCGCGTGGTGGACGTGAAAATTGATTTCTACGATGGCAAGATGCACCCGGTGGACTCGAAGGACATCGCGTTTCAGATCGCCGGTTATTTCGCATTCAAGGAAGCTTTCCTGAACGCGCGCCCCGCTTTGTTGGAGCCAATTGATACTGTGGAAATCCGCATCCCGGAGGATTGCATGGGCAAGGTGATGGGAGACTTGTCGAGCCGGCGCGGAAAAATTCTAGGCATCGAGGCCAACGGCGGATTTCAGGTGATCAAGGCGCACGTTCCGGCGAAGGAGCTTTATCATTATTCCAGCAACCTTCGGTCGCTGACCGGCGGTCGCGGGGTCCACGCGGAAGAGCTGAGTCACTATGAGGAAATGCCGCGCGAAATGGAGCAGCGGGTGATCGAAGAAGCGAAGAAGCGGAAAGCTATCCACGATTCGCAGTAA